DNA from Lentilitoribacter sp. Alg239-R112:
GCGTTCAACAGAGCGGTTATTATTCTTTAATATGCCTGAAATTAAAGCGACACGACGGTGACCAAATGATATAACTTTTTCCGTCATTTCTTGCATGGCCGCTCTATTATCAAATCCAACAAAATGCCCGGCTTCTCTTCGCTTGCCTGATGAATGATGGCTCCATGAAACAACAAAAGGGACATTTCTTTCATTCAGAAAATCGTAAATTGCAGAACTTCTGTCCGTCCCGATTAGGAAAAGTCCTTCTGCCCCCCGCGATACCAGTGATCGAATTTGTTTTTCTTCAGTTCCCTGATCATAGGAGGAGCTTGCGACAAGCAAATCAAATCCTGCACCATTTAAAACCTCTTGAAAGGCCTGCAGGCCGCTCGCAAAAATAGAATTTTCCATGGTTGGAATAATCGCACCAATGATATTCGAACGATTTGCAGCAAGAGCTCTTGCATTAGAGTTTGGAAGATAACCTAACTCATTAACTGCATTTAAAACCTTCTCACGCGTTTTAGAAACAACCTGACCAGGCGAATTAAGACAACGCGAAACGGTTGCGGTTGATACACCAGCCAATCGCGCCACATCTTCCAGTTTCGGTAAATCATTACCTCTCAACAGGATTCCCCTTCGTTTTCACAATAAACATGTAACTTATAAAAAAAGACTTGCCAAGCTAAATGTAAGCGCTTACATTTAGCCAGACGAATTTTACAGATAGAGATAAAAATGGCACGTACATATTTAAAGAAAGCAGATCTAACATCATCAAGCGACGCGGGTGACGTTCGCGCAACTGTTCAACAGGTATTGGATGATATCGAAAAGGGCGGTGATAAAACTGCACTCGAATATGCAAAAAAATTCGATAAATATGAAGGTACGCTTAAACTAAGCCGTGCGGATATTGATGCTGCGTCAGCGCTGGTACCAGAAAAACTTAAGCGCGATATCCAGTTTGCCCATGCGAATGTAAAGAAGTTTGCTGAAGCACAAAAAGAAACACTTAAAGATATTTCTATTGAAGTTGTTCCTGGCTTAACCGCAGGGCAAAAAAGTATTCCAGTTCAAGCTGCTGGTTGTTATATTCCAGGTGGTCGATATAGCCACATTGCATCGGCCATTATGACAGTTACAACAGCAAAAGTTGCCGGTGTTGATCATATTATGGCATGCTCCCCCCCTCGCCCAGGCGTTGGTATAGCACCTGCAATTGTCTATGCGGCAGACCTATGTGGTGCAGATACAATTCTGGCAATGGGTGGAATTCAGGCAATTGCGTCGATGACTTTTGGATTGTTTGACTTGCCAAAAGCTGACATTCTGGTCGGTCCAGGCAACCAGTTTGTAGCCGAAGCAAAACGCATTCTGTTCGGCCGCGTTGGCATTGATATGTTTGCAGGTCCTACCGACAGTCTCATTTTGGCGGATGCGACTGCGGATGCTGACATTGTAGCGGCTGATCTGGTTGGACAAGCAGAGCATGGTTACAATTCACCAGTTTGGCTCGTGACCGATGATAAGGCGCTTGCAGAAAAAGTGATGGAACTTGTACCACCGCTTATCGCTGACCTTCCTGAACTCAATAGCAAAAACGCAGAAGCAGCTTGGCGTGATTATGCCGAGGTGATCGTTTGCGATAACCGCGAAGAAATGGCCGCAACAAGTGATGAATATGCCCCCGAGCACTTAACTGTTCAAGCGCAGGATCTCCCTTGGTGGCTCGATCGCCTTGCATGTTATGGTTCACTCTTCCTTGGTGAAGAAACAACAGTTGCATTTGGGGATAAAGCGTCAGGTACAAACCATGTGCTTCCAACATCAGGTGCTGCAAGTTACACTGGTGGTTTGTCTGTTCATAAATATATGAAAATTGTGACGTGGCAGCAGGCAACACGTGAAGGTGCAAAACCAGTTGCCGAAGCAACAGCACGCATATCTCGTCTTGAAGGTATGGAAGGGCATGCTCGTACTGCTGACATCCGCTTGGCGAAATACTTCCCGAACGAAACGTTTGACCTTACGTCTGAGGAATAGTTGTGAACACAAGCGATCAATTGTTTGATGTTTCAGGCAAAGTTGTCTGCGTAACAGGAGCAAGCTCAGGCATTTGTCGTCATACGGCGACAATGCTTGCTAATCGCGGCGCCAAAGTAGTAGGCGTCGCACGCAGGGCAGACCAACTTGAAGCTTGGGAAAATGAAACCGACGGACAGACCGCATCTCTTGCGTTTGATCTGTCTGACAAATGCAGAATGGGGGAACTGGCACAACTTGTTTCCAAACCATTTGGAGCACCTGATATATTAATAAATGGTGCGGGCATTAACACCCGCACATCTGCGGATGAAGTCACTGAAGAAATTTGGGACTTAACACAGTCCGTAAACTTAGCTGCCCCATTTTTCCTCAGTCAGAAACTTGTGCCAGCTATGAAAGCAAAAGGCTGGGGCCGCATCATAAATTTTGCGTCCCTACAAAGTTTTCGCGCATTTCCAAATGGTATTTCTTATGGATCAGCGAAAGGTGCTGTTGCGCAGATGACCCGCGCAATGTCTGAAGCTTGGTCAAAAGATGGTATCAATACGAATGCGATTGGACCTGGTTTTTTTAAAACAGAATTGACTGCAAAGGTTTTTGACGATCCCGAACGAGCTAACCGCAATGCGGAACAAACATGTATTGGCCGTAATGGCGAAATGGCTGACCTTGACGGCCCAGTCCTCTTCTTAAGTTCCGATGCTTCAGCATATATAACCGGGCAAATACTGATGGTTGATGGGGGATTTACCGCAAAATGAAGGCACTAGTCTATACGAGCGAAAAAACACTTGAATATCGTGAAACGCCAAACCCTGAAACCGTTGACAACGACGTTCTCATTAAGGTCGAAAGTGTTGGTCTGTGTGGGTCAGATATGCATGCTTTTCTTGGCCACGATGAACGACGTCCCGCCCCATTAATCCTGGGTCATGAAGCGGCTGGAACGATTGTATCCGGCCCCGATAGTGGCAAGCGCGTAACCGTTAACCCGCTTGTGACTTGCGGCACTTGCGATAATTGTAAAAATGGACGCGGAAATATTTGCGCTAACAGGCAGATCATATCTATGCCACCACGCGAGGGTGCTTTCGCAGAATACATATCTATGCCTATGCAAAACCTCGTCGAAGTTCCAGACAATGTTTCATTCGATCAAGCTGCATTATGCGAACCAATTGCCTGCGGTTGGCATGCAGTTCGCTTGGCAGAACGCGTTCTAACATCCTCACATGAAAACACGAGCGCACTAGCTATCGGCGGCGGCGCAATTGGTTTGGGAGCAGCTTTGAGTCTAAAAGCAAATGGCTACCAGGATGTAGTTATTGTCGAAGCAAATGAAAAACGTCGTAATTTTATAACTGAAAAGACTGATTTCAAAGTTGTTGCGCCTGCTGGACTAACCGAAGATCAATGTTTTGACTTGATTATTGATGGTGTTGGCATCAAGCCGACACGGGAGATGGCCTGCCGTGTTGCCAAACCAGGCGGTGTGATTGCCCATATTGGTTTAGGCGACAGTCAAGATGGTCTTGATATCAGACGCATGACTCTGCAAGAGATTTCATTCATTGGATGTTATACCTATACACACGAACATTTTTGCGAGACAGCCGAAGCAATCTTTAATGGTGGTTTAGGGTCACTCGACTGGGTTGAATTTCGCAACTTAAATGACGGGCAATCTGCCTTTGAGGATATTCTTGCTGGCAATGTTTGCGCACCAAAAATTGTTCTCAAGCCTTAGCATCAGATCAATTTAATCATCGAAAAGCGCTGTAGAAAGCGCCACGGCCCCATCGAATAAATGCTGCTTTCGGGATATCATCTCATCAATTGATATTCTCTGTATCGGTCCATGGAAAGCAAGCGATGCAACAAAACGCCCTTTCGCATCCGTGACAGGTACTGCGATAGCGACCATGTCATCCATAAACTCCTCATCATCGATGGCATATCCACGCTTGCGTGTTTGCTTTAAATCCTCCAACAAAGACGCAGCAGTCTGATGTGTTTTATCAGTCCATTTTTTTAGCTTTAATCCAGCAACAAATTGTTCACGTTTTGATTTAGGCATACTCGCCATAAAGGTCTTACCACTTGCCGTGCAATGAAAAGGCACGTTTGATCCAACAGGTAGCTGGATACGAAATGGCCAATCGGTTTCCACACGATCAATATAATTCATGCCTGTTTCTTCAGGCACGACCATGTTCACAGTTTCTTGCACCTTATTTGCAACATCCACCAGAATCTGATGACGAGTAATATGAAAACGTGATGCATGCAGCAAACCATTTGCAATTAAGCGAAGTTTTCTTGAAGGGCGCAAACGCTTACCGTCAGCCTCACGCACGAGATAACCCTCATTCTCCAACGTCGTACAAAGACGATGAACTGTTTGTTTTGGCAAGCCTAACTCAGCATTAATCTGCGTTGGTGTCATAGCACTTTCGCTCCGTCCCATGATTTCCAAAATCATAAGCGTGCGTAAATTCGTCGGAATTCGATTTTCCTCGTTCACCTTCCTATCTCCCTCTTTACATCCTCCATGAAAAGGCTATAAAGTAAAAAATAATGAAAAACAAGACAAAAAGTCTCATTTTTCACCGTTGGAGGGTTTTTTGGAATTTGATTACGTTGTTATAGGTGCTGGTTCCGCTGGATGTGCAGTTGCGAGCCGACTTTCCGAAAATGGTAAATATACTGTTGCTATGATTGAGGCTGGTGGTCGCGATACGAACCCATGGATCCACATACCAGTTGGGTATTTCAAAACTATGAACAACCCAAATACTGATTGGCGCTACAAAACTGAAAATGACCCTGGTATTAATGGACGATCCATCCCATGGCCCCGCGGTAAAGTGTTGGGTGGCTCTAGTTCCATTAATGGACTTTTGTATGTACGCGGACAGGCCGAAGACTATGATCATTGGCGTCAGCTAGGAAACGAGGGTTGGGCCTGGGACGATGTACTCCCATTCTTTAAACGATCTGAATCGTGGATTGGCGAGCAAAAAAATAAAGACCGTGGTGAAAACGGCCCTCTATCTGTTTCGCCAACTCGTTTAAAACGTGACGTTGTCGATAAATGGGTCGATGCGGCAGAAGCTGCCGGTTATAAAAAGAATTCAGATTATAATAGCGGCGACCAAGAAGGTGTTGGTTATTTCCAACTGACCATGGTCAATGGCAAACGTTGCAGTTCAGCTGTTGCATATCTTAAACCTGCACGAAATCGCTCGAATCTTGAAATTATTACCAATACCCAAGTTGAAAAAGTCATCATCGAAGACGGACGTGCAACAGGTGTAGCTGCAGTTACTCGTGGCAAGAAAAAAACCATCAAGGCACGACGAGAGGTAATTTTATCCGCCGGAGCAATCGGTTCTCCACAAATTTTGATGTTATCCGGCATTGGGGCAAGCGAAGAACTCTCGGCCGTTGGGATTGAGACAAGAATTGAACTCAAGGGGGTTGGCAAAAACCTGCAAGATCATTTGCAAGCACGACCTGTTTTCAAGACCGATCTATCGACAATCAACATCGAGACAAACAACATCTTTAAACAAGGTATGATTGCTCTTGAATACGCACTTAAGCGGACAGGCCCTATGGCAATGGCAGCAAGCCTTGGCACTGGTTTTTTAAAAACAGATCCATCATTATCGACACCGGATATCCAATTCCATATTCAGCCATTTAGTGCAACTAATCCTGCTGATGGGCCACATAAGTTCTCAGCCTTTACAGCTTCTGTGCTGCAAATGCGGCCTGAAAGCGCAGGTCACTTACAGCTTAAGTCTGCCGATTATCGCGACCACCCGGAAATTCATCCGAATTATCTTGCGACACAACTTGACCAAGATACCATTGTAAAAGGCATTCAAATTGCTCGTAAAATTGCGGATTTCGAACCGTTGAAATCTCATGTGACTGAAGAATTTTCCCCCGGTAAAGAAGTCGCATTTGACGATTATGAAGGCACGCTCAATTGGGCTCGCAATACCGCTGTTACAATTTATCACCCAACCGGAACATGCAAAATGGGCCCCGAAAGCGACAAGTTGTCTGTTGTTGATGCACGACTTCGTGTCCGCGGTATTAAAAGTTTACGTGTAGCCGATGCATCCATCATGCCCCAAATCATGTCGGGCAACACGAATGCTCCATGCATTATGATTGGTGAAAAAGTTTCTGACATGATTTTAGAGGACGCTGCGAATGCTTGAACTTATCATTGATTACAGTCAAATTATTATTGCTGATTTGATCTTATCAGGCGACAATGCCTTGGTCATTGGAATGGCGGCAGCTGGCCTTTCGCCGGAATTGCGTAAGAAAGCAATTCTTTATGGCATGATTATTGCTGCTGTTATGCGTATCGTTTTTGCAGTTATTGCAACCAGCCTTCTTGATGTTCCGGGCATATTGTTTATTGGTGCCTTGCTGCTATTTTGGGTATGCTGGACCCTTTTCAAAGAAATCAGAGAAGGACAATCTGAAGAAGCAGAGGACGCGATGGAAATCGCAGACAATCTGGAGGCAGGATATACTGGCGCGCCGCGCCGTACAATGTTCTCGGCACTTGTCTCCATCACGATCGCTGACGTTTCGATGTCACTTGATAATGTTCTTGCGGTTGCAGCAATTGCAGATGGAAATACTACAACGCTCGTGTTTGGTCTTGGTCTGGCAATTATCCTCATGGCATTTGCTGCCACACTTATTATGAAATTACTTGCAAAGTACCCCTGGATTTCATGGCTGGGCCTTATCGTTCTGCTCTATGTAGCGGGCGAAATGATGAAACGTGGAATATTTGATGCACCGAACGGGGTCGGTCATTTGTTAGGTATCCTTTAAATTGTGATTATTTCTTAAAAAGATAAAATAATCAATTATTTAATGGTGGAAATTGTAGTTCAATTGAGACATAATTGAACTGCCAAATCAGGCTGAGAGAGATGCCTTCGTGTCTTGGCCGTAGACTTAGGGAGAAGGCGTAACATTGGGAGGAATAAATCAATGAATTTATCCAAACTTACTAAAGGTATCGCAGCAACAGCTGTCGGCCTAACTTTAATGGCTTCTTCTGCCTTGGCAGAGAAAGTTATCCGCGTTCAATCAGTGTTGCCAACAACAGCCGACGAAGTTGTAATGTTGAAAGCATTTGGTGACGATGTTTCAGAATTAACAAATGGTTCGCTTAAGATTGAGGTTCTGCCAGCTGGTGCTGTTGTAGGCCCACGCGACATCATGGATGCAGTTGATGCTGGCCTAGTAGAAGGTGGCTTTGCATGGACCCACTATTGGGGTGGTAAGCACGTTGCAGCCAACCTGTTTGGTGCACCAGTTGCTGGTGCTGGTGTTGGAATGGACAACATCGCATTCTTATCTTGGTTCCAGTTTGGCGGTGGTAAAGAGCTTTATGACCGTTTATGGGATGAAATGGGCGTAAATGTAAAAGGCTTCATGCTACAACCAGTTGGCCCGGAAGCTCTAGGTTGGTTCCCAAAACCAATCGCATCTATGGATGACTTCCGTAAAATGCGTTTCCGCGCACCTCCAGGAATGGTTGGCGCCGCTTACGCTGAAGTCGGTGTTCCTGCTGTTGCTATGGGTGGTGGTGATATTCTACCAGCTCTGGAAAAAGGCACAATTGACGCGGCTGAATGGTGTTGCCCAAAACCTGACAGTGTGTTTGGTTTCCAAAAGGTTCTAAAGCACTACTACTTGCAAGGTCTACACCAAGTTGTTGTGAACGCTGATTTGTACGTGAACGGTGATTTTTATGACGGTTTGACTGACATCGAGAAAAAAGCTCTTGAAGTTGCTGCTAAT
Protein-coding regions in this window:
- a CDS encoding SDR family oxidoreductase, with translation MNTSDQLFDVSGKVVCVTGASSGICRHTATMLANRGAKVVGVARRADQLEAWENETDGQTASLAFDLSDKCRMGELAQLVSKPFGAPDILINGAGINTRTSADEVTEEIWDLTQSVNLAAPFFLSQKLVPAMKAKGWGRIINFASLQSFRAFPNGISYGSAKGAVAQMTRAMSEAWSKDGINTNAIGPGFFKTELTAKVFDDPERANRNAEQTCIGRNGEMADLDGPVLFLSSDASAYITGQILMVDGGFTAK
- a CDS encoding TRAP transporter substrate-binding protein, giving the protein MNLSKLTKGIAATAVGLTLMASSALAEKVIRVQSVLPTTADEVVMLKAFGDDVSELTNGSLKIEVLPAGAVVGPRDIMDAVDAGLVEGGFAWTHYWGGKHVAANLFGAPVAGAGVGMDNIAFLSWFQFGGGKELYDRLWDEMGVNVKGFMLQPVGPEALGWFPKPIASMDDFRKMRFRAPPGMVGAAYAEVGVPAVAMGGGDILPALEKGTIDAAEWCCPKPDSVFGFQKVLKHYYLQGLHQVVVNADLYVNGDFYDGLTDIEKKALEVAANASLSKSMSYRIYENGKALKDLTDNHGVILEDTPADYFTEYMAAAKKSLQAAADENEFFAEVWQSQKDFADIAVPFWAGAQASNASLGKAHADTLK
- a CDS encoding FAD-dependent oxidoreductase translates to MEFDYVVIGAGSAGCAVASRLSENGKYTVAMIEAGGRDTNPWIHIPVGYFKTMNNPNTDWRYKTENDPGINGRSIPWPRGKVLGGSSSINGLLYVRGQAEDYDHWRQLGNEGWAWDDVLPFFKRSESWIGEQKNKDRGENGPLSVSPTRLKRDVVDKWVDAAEAAGYKKNSDYNSGDQEGVGYFQLTMVNGKRCSSAVAYLKPARNRSNLEIITNTQVEKVIIEDGRATGVAAVTRGKKKTIKARREVILSAGAIGSPQILMLSGIGASEELSAVGIETRIELKGVGKNLQDHLQARPVFKTDLSTINIETNNIFKQGMIALEYALKRTGPMAMAASLGTGFLKTDPSLSTPDIQFHIQPFSATNPADGPHKFSAFTASVLQMRPESAGHLQLKSADYRDHPEIHPNYLATQLDQDTIVKGIQIARKIADFEPLKSHVTEEFSPGKEVAFDDYEGTLNWARNTAVTIYHPTGTCKMGPESDKLSVVDARLRVRGIKSLRVADASIMPQIMSGNTNAPCIMIGEKVSDMILEDAANA
- a CDS encoding alcohol dehydrogenase catalytic domain-containing protein, with product MKALVYTSEKTLEYRETPNPETVDNDVLIKVESVGLCGSDMHAFLGHDERRPAPLILGHEAAGTIVSGPDSGKRVTVNPLVTCGTCDNCKNGRGNICANRQIISMPPREGAFAEYISMPMQNLVEVPDNVSFDQAALCEPIACGWHAVRLAERVLTSSHENTSALAIGGGAIGLGAALSLKANGYQDVVIVEANEKRRNFITEKTDFKVVAPAGLTEDQCFDLIIDGVGIKPTREMACRVAKPGGVIAHIGLGDSQDGLDIRRMTLQEISFIGCYTYTHEHFCETAEAIFNGGLGSLDWVEFRNLNDGQSAFEDILAGNVCAPKIVLKP
- a CDS encoding IclR family transcriptional regulator; amino-acid sequence: MNEENRIPTNLRTLMILEIMGRSESAMTPTQINAELGLPKQTVHRLCTTLENEGYLVREADGKRLRPSRKLRLIANGLLHASRFHITRHQILVDVANKVQETVNMVVPEETGMNYIDRVETDWPFRIQLPVGSNVPFHCTASGKTFMASMPKSKREQFVAGLKLKKWTDKTHQTAASLLEDLKQTRKRGYAIDDEEFMDDMVAIAVPVTDAKGRFVASLAFHGPIQRISIDEMISRKQHLFDGAVALSTALFDD
- a CDS encoding LacI family DNA-binding transcriptional regulator encodes the protein MRGNDLPKLEDVARLAGVSTATVSRCLNSPGQVVSKTREKVLNAVNELGYLPNSNARALAANRSNIIGAIIPTMENSIFASGLQAFQEVLNGAGFDLLVASSSYDQGTEEKQIRSLVSRGAEGLFLIGTDRSSAIYDFLNERNVPFVVSWSHHSSGKRREAGHFVGFDNRAAMQEMTEKVISFGHRRVALISGILKNNNRSVERVAGYTKAVEDANLPVHVYESPFDFDAATEVFKSIMKDVDPPTAVVCNNDVLAAASVLAAKALGLRVPEDISITGFDDIQLASVVEPHLTTVRVPHRRMGADAAKSLIRQISNDAGFENIKLETRIVERASLAQPRAHVIKI
- a CDS encoding TerC family protein gives rise to the protein MLELIIDYSQIIIADLILSGDNALVIGMAAAGLSPELRKKAILYGMIIAAVMRIVFAVIATSLLDVPGILFIGALLLFWVCWTLFKEIREGQSEEAEDAMEIADNLEAGYTGAPRRTMFSALVSITIADVSMSLDNVLAVAAIADGNTTTLVFGLGLAIILMAFAATLIMKLLAKYPWISWLGLIVLLYVAGEMMKRGIFDAPNGVGHLLGIL
- the hisD gene encoding histidinol dehydrogenase, with the protein product MARTYLKKADLTSSSDAGDVRATVQQVLDDIEKGGDKTALEYAKKFDKYEGTLKLSRADIDAASALVPEKLKRDIQFAHANVKKFAEAQKETLKDISIEVVPGLTAGQKSIPVQAAGCYIPGGRYSHIASAIMTVTTAKVAGVDHIMACSPPRPGVGIAPAIVYAADLCGADTILAMGGIQAIASMTFGLFDLPKADILVGPGNQFVAEAKRILFGRVGIDMFAGPTDSLILADATADADIVAADLVGQAEHGYNSPVWLVTDDKALAEKVMELVPPLIADLPELNSKNAEAAWRDYAEVIVCDNREEMAATSDEYAPEHLTVQAQDLPWWLDRLACYGSLFLGEETTVAFGDKASGTNHVLPTSGAASYTGGLSVHKYMKIVTWQQATREGAKPVAEATARISRLEGMEGHARTADIRLAKYFPNETFDLTSEE